One segment of Streptomyces sp. NA02950 DNA contains the following:
- a CDS encoding MarR family winged helix-turn-helix transcriptional regulator encodes MEYSHSDAELVRQPIGYWSWAAYKAVVTYIRAGLAEFDLSQPQWWVLNQVIEGGEDGRPREEVRAVLEGYLDVGDALEPEIDALLGRGLLTSDDSERLRLTDEGRALRERAAERQLRMRERIHDGIPDDAYVAALKVLQRMIHNTDGQAWHH; translated from the coding sequence ATGGAGTACTCCCACAGCGACGCCGAACTGGTCCGGCAGCCCATCGGCTACTGGAGCTGGGCCGCGTACAAGGCGGTCGTGACCTACATCCGCGCGGGGCTCGCGGAGTTCGACCTGAGCCAGCCCCAGTGGTGGGTGCTGAACCAGGTGATCGAGGGCGGCGAGGACGGCCGGCCCCGCGAAGAGGTGCGGGCCGTGCTCGAGGGCTACTTGGACGTGGGCGACGCCCTCGAGCCGGAGATCGACGCCCTCCTGGGACGCGGGCTGCTCACCTCCGACGACAGCGAACGGCTCCGACTGACCGACGAGGGAAGGGCGTTGCGCGAACGGGCGGCGGAGCGGCAGCTCCGGATGCGGGAGCGGATCCACGACGGGATCCCGGACGACGCGTACGTGGCCGCGCTCAAGGTCCTCCAGCGGATGATCCACAACACCGACGGCCAGGCCTGGCACCACTGA
- a CDS encoding molybdopterin oxidoreductase family protein gives MQHAPGDAPASPASSTSASVDTHCPYCALQCGMTLRPTAADGRTGTDSGAETDSGVEVVERTAFPVNRGALCGKGRTAPALLSSRVRLTEPLVRRPDTGGLEPATWEEALDRVAEGLAATGRAHGPDAVGVFGGGGLTNEKAYALGKFARVVLGTSQIDYNGRFCMSSAAAAHQRAFGLDRGLPFPLADVSRTGCVILVGSNLAETMPPALRYLTELREAGGRLIVIDPRRTRTAEQADLHLAPRPGTDLALALGLLHLVVAEGRVDEEFIARRTAGWEEARAAAMAHWPELVERITGVPVPELRRAVSMFCDAENSMVLTARGPEQQSKGTDTVGAWINLCLATGRAGRPLSGYGCLTGQGNGQGGREHGQKADQLPGYRKLDDPAARAHVAGVWGVDPDALPGPGRSAYELLDALGGDVRGLLLMGSNPLVSAPRAAHIESRLRSLDFLAVADVVLSETAALADVVLPVAQWAEETGTTTNLEGRVILRRAAVSPPPGVRTDLAVLNGLAARLGWEKGFPADPEEVFDELRRASAGGPADYSGITYRRIAEEDGVFWPCPETAEAAGTDSEGAGSADRDAPGPEAADVTGSHPDTPAAGGASAPRPGTLHPGTPRLFLDRFATADGRARFVPVSHRPAAEEPDAEYPVLLTTGRVLSQYQSGAQTRRVAELNEAAPGPFVQLHPLLADRLGAAEGASLAVVSRRGRTVAPARISRDIRPDTVFMPFHWAGPGRANTVTNPALDPVSRMPEFKVCAVRVELAED, from the coding sequence ATGCAGCACGCTCCCGGGGACGCGCCCGCCTCACCCGCCTCGTCCACGTCGGCTTCGGTCGACACCCACTGTCCGTACTGCGCGTTGCAGTGCGGGATGACGCTGCGGCCGACGGCCGCGGACGGTCGTACCGGGACGGACAGCGGGGCCGAGACGGACAGCGGTGTCGAGGTGGTGGAACGCACCGCGTTCCCGGTCAACCGTGGTGCGCTGTGCGGCAAGGGGCGCACGGCGCCCGCTCTGCTCTCCTCCCGGGTGCGCCTGACCGAGCCGCTGGTCCGCCGCCCTGACACCGGTGGGCTCGAACCGGCCACCTGGGAGGAGGCCCTCGACCGGGTCGCGGAGGGCTTGGCGGCCACCGGCCGGGCGCACGGCCCGGACGCGGTGGGGGTCTTCGGCGGTGGCGGGCTGACGAACGAGAAGGCGTACGCGCTGGGGAAGTTCGCGCGGGTGGTGCTCGGCACCTCGCAGATCGACTACAACGGCCGGTTCTGCATGTCCTCGGCCGCCGCCGCCCACCAGCGGGCCTTCGGCCTCGACCGGGGTCTGCCGTTCCCGCTGGCGGACGTCTCCCGTACGGGGTGTGTGATCCTCGTCGGCTCGAACCTGGCCGAGACCATGCCGCCCGCGCTGCGCTATCTGACCGAGCTGAGGGAGGCGGGCGGACGGCTGATCGTGATCGATCCGCGCCGTACCCGCACCGCCGAGCAGGCCGATCTGCATCTCGCGCCGCGGCCCGGGACCGATCTCGCGCTGGCCCTGGGGCTGCTGCACCTGGTGGTGGCGGAGGGACGGGTGGACGAGGAGTTCATCGCCCGGCGGACCGCGGGCTGGGAGGAGGCACGGGCCGCCGCCATGGCCCATTGGCCGGAACTGGTCGAACGGATCACCGGTGTTCCGGTGCCCGAACTCCGCCGGGCGGTCAGCATGTTCTGCGACGCGGAAAACTCGATGGTGCTCACGGCGCGCGGCCCCGAGCAGCAGTCCAAGGGCACCGACACCGTCGGCGCCTGGATCAATCTGTGCCTGGCCACCGGCCGCGCGGGCCGCCCGCTGTCCGGCTACGGCTGTCTCACCGGCCAGGGCAACGGCCAGGGCGGCCGCGAACACGGCCAGAAGGCCGACCAGCTCCCCGGCTACCGCAAGCTGGACGACCCGGCGGCGCGCGCCCATGTGGCGGGCGTCTGGGGCGTCGACCCCGACGCGCTCCCGGGGCCGGGGCGCAGCGCGTACGAACTGCTGGACGCGCTCGGCGGCGACGTGCGGGGGCTGCTGCTCATGGGCTCCAACCCGCTGGTCTCCGCACCCCGCGCGGCCCACATCGAGTCCCGGCTGCGCTCGCTGGACTTCCTGGCGGTCGCGGACGTCGTGCTCTCGGAGACGGCCGCGCTCGCCGACGTCGTCCTGCCGGTGGCCCAGTGGGCCGAGGAGACGGGCACGACGACCAATCTGGAGGGGCGGGTCATCCTGCGCCGGGCGGCCGTCTCCCCGCCGCCGGGAGTGCGGACGGATCTCGCGGTGCTGAACGGGCTCGCGGCGCGGCTCGGCTGGGAGAAGGGGTTCCCGGCCGATCCGGAGGAGGTCTTCGACGAACTGCGGCGCGCGTCGGCCGGCGGACCCGCGGACTATTCGGGCATCACGTACCGGCGGATCGCGGAGGAGGACGGGGTGTTCTGGCCGTGCCCGGAGACGGCGGAGGCGGCCGGTACGGATTCGGAGGGGGCGGGCTCGGCTGACAGGGATGCGCCGGGCCCGGAGGCGGCGGACGTGACCGGGTCTCACCCGGACACGCCCGCCGCCGGAGGGGCGTCCGCACCCCGACCCGGCACGCTCCACCCCGGCACACCGCGTCTCTTCCTCGACCGGTTCGCCACCGCCGACGGCCGGGCCCGCTTCGTCCCCGTCAGCCACCGGCCCGCGGCCGAGGAGCCGGACGCGGAGTACCCCGTACTGCTCACCACGGGCCGGGTGCTGTCCCAGTACCAGTCGGGGGCCCAGACCCGGCGGGTGGCAGAGCTGAACGAGGCCGCGCCCGGCCCGTTCGTCCAGCTGCACCCGTTGCTCGCCGACCGGCTGGGCGCGGCGGAGGGCGCCTCGCTCGCGGTGGTCTCCCGTCGCGGCCGGACCGTGGCCCCGGCCCGGATCAGCCGGGACATCCGGCCGGACACGGTGTTCATGCCGTTCCACTGGGCGGGGCCGGGGCGGGCCAATACGGTCACCAATCCGGCGCTGGACCCGGTGTCGCGGATGCCGGAGTTCAAGGTGTGCGCGGTACGGGTGGAACTGGCGGAGGACTGA
- a CDS encoding sirohydrochlorin chelatase, producing MTQITAQLHTQLRRRGRLTRRHPAPPPPTLVAVAHGSRDPEALRTVTALLDRVRALRPGLPVRLGHIELNQPLLTDTLAELRGEVVLVPLLLGRGYHIKQDIPGAVAAAPHLSARIAAPLGPHPLLAEALHTRLAEAGYPGVCPVPGGRPAPSAAGVVLAAAGSNDPDAGIDTARAAALLSARLGGVPVLPGHASGAGPGVSDALRTLAALGREPVAVASYFTAPGRFATQCAAAAPGAAAAPLGAHPAVARLVLHRYEQALANAPSSHMAVTVGV from the coding sequence ATGACCCAGATCACCGCACAGCTCCACACCCAGCTCCGCCGCAGAGGGCGGCTCACCCGGCGGCACCCCGCCCCGCCCCCGCCGACCCTGGTCGCCGTCGCCCACGGCAGCCGGGACCCCGAGGCGCTGCGCACCGTGACCGCGCTCCTGGACCGGGTCCGGGCGCTCCGCCCCGGCCTGCCGGTACGTCTCGGCCACATCGAGCTCAACCAGCCGCTGCTGACCGACACCCTGGCCGAGCTGCGCGGGGAGGTCGTACTGGTGCCGCTGCTCCTCGGCCGCGGCTACCACATCAAACAGGACATCCCGGGCGCCGTCGCCGCCGCGCCCCACCTCTCCGCCCGGATCGCCGCACCGCTGGGCCCGCATCCGCTGCTCGCCGAGGCCCTGCACACCCGCCTGGCCGAGGCGGGCTACCCCGGCGTGTGCCCGGTCCCCGGTGGGCGCCCGGCCCCGTCGGCGGCGGGTGTCGTCCTGGCCGCCGCGGGCTCCAACGACCCCGACGCGGGCATCGACACCGCCCGTGCCGCCGCCCTGCTCAGCGCCCGGCTCGGCGGTGTCCCCGTGCTGCCCGGCCACGCCTCCGGCGCCGGGCCCGGCGTGTCCGACGCGCTCCGCACCCTGGCCGCCCTCGGCCGTGAGCCAGTGGCGGTCGCCTCCTACTTCACCGCGCCCGGCCGCTTCGCCACCCAGTGCGCGGCCGCGGCCCCCGGGGCCGCGGCGGCCCCGCTCGGCGCCCATCCGGCCGTCGCCCGGCTCGTACTCCACCGCTACGAACAAGCCCTCGCGAATGCTCCCTCGTCACACATGGCGGTTACCGTCGGTGTATGA
- a CDS encoding deoxyguanosinetriphosphate triphosphohydrolase, translating into MSSAAGPEPDPSDASHRPETSAEAGARRIPGYDVADLERWAPEPDKRPGRTAFQRDRARVLHSAALRRLAGKTQVVPAAPAADHGPARRAPAWDATPRTRLTHSLECAQVGRELGAALGCDPDLVEMACLAHDLGHPPFGHNGEQVLNEIAEPCGGFEGNAQSLRLLARLEPKRFVPDEETGAQRSVGLNLTRAALDAATKYPWPRGGHPRDPGSPKFGVYEDDIPVFRWFRQGAPEGRTTFEGQVMDWSDDVAYSVHDVEDGLHAGHLDPAGLLAEPERREVFAVAADRYAPGADPQELAEALDRLLEQEWWPHGYDGSPVAQARLKDATSQLIGRFCLAAERATRAAYGTGRFTRYAAELVVPRATRLECAVLKAVADRYVIQRADQELVRADQRVVIAELGEALIARAPVGLDPQFRALFDEADAAGDDAGRLRAIVDQIAALTDASARALHARLT; encoded by the coding sequence ATGAGCAGCGCAGCAGGACCCGAGCCCGACCCCTCCGACGCGTCACACAGGCCCGAGACGTCCGCTGAGGCCGGCGCCCGCCGGATCCCCGGCTATGACGTGGCGGACCTCGAGCGGTGGGCGCCCGAGCCCGACAAGCGGCCGGGCCGGACCGCCTTCCAGCGCGACCGGGCCCGGGTGCTGCACTCCGCCGCCCTGCGCAGACTGGCCGGAAAGACCCAGGTCGTGCCCGCCGCCCCGGCCGCCGACCACGGCCCGGCCCGGCGCGCCCCGGCCTGGGACGCCACCCCGCGCACCCGGCTGACCCACTCCCTGGAGTGCGCCCAGGTGGGCCGGGAGCTGGGAGCCGCCCTCGGCTGTGATCCGGATCTGGTCGAGATGGCCTGTCTCGCCCATGACCTCGGCCACCCGCCCTTCGGGCACAACGGCGAGCAGGTGCTCAACGAGATCGCCGAGCCCTGCGGCGGCTTCGAGGGGAACGCGCAGTCGCTGCGGCTGCTCGCCCGTCTCGAACCCAAGCGGTTCGTCCCCGACGAGGAGACCGGCGCCCAGCGGAGCGTCGGTCTCAATCTCACCCGCGCCGCGCTCGACGCCGCCACCAAGTACCCGTGGCCGCGCGGTGGCCACCCCCGTGACCCCGGCTCCCCGAAGTTCGGGGTCTACGAGGACGACATCCCGGTCTTCCGCTGGTTCCGGCAGGGCGCCCCCGAGGGCCGTACGACCTTCGAGGGCCAGGTCATGGACTGGTCCGACGATGTGGCGTACTCGGTGCACGATGTCGAGGACGGGCTGCACGCCGGGCATCTCGACCCGGCCGGACTGCTCGCCGAGCCCGAGCGGCGCGAGGTGTTCGCCGTCGCCGCCGACCGGTACGCGCCGGGCGCCGATCCGCAGGAGCTGGCCGAGGCGCTGGACCGGCTGCTGGAGCAGGAGTGGTGGCCGCACGGCTACGACGGTTCGCCGGTCGCCCAGGCCCGGCTGAAGGACGCCACCAGCCAGCTCATCGGCCGGTTCTGCCTCGCCGCCGAGCGCGCCACCCGCGCCGCGTACGGCACCGGGCGGTTCACCCGCTACGCCGCCGAGCTGGTGGTGCCCCGTGCCACGCGTCTGGAGTGCGCGGTGCTCAAGGCGGTGGCCGACCGGTACGTCATCCAGCGCGCCGACCAGGAGCTGGTCCGCGCCGACCAGCGGGTGGTCATCGCCGAGCTGGGGGAGGCGCTGATCGCCCGCGCCCCGGTCGGACTCGACCCGCAGTTCCGCGCGCTGTTCGACGAGGCCGACGCGGCCGGGGACGACGCCGGGCGGCTGCGCGCGATCGTGGACCAGATCGCCGCCCTGACCGACGCCTCGGCCCGCGCCCTGCACGCCCGGCTCACCTAG
- a CDS encoding IS701 family transposase encodes MRAGELAACRVRLEEFASELFAPLVRRDQREKGSLYVRGLLLDGRRKSMQPMAERLGADHQQLQQFMTSSTWSVGDVRARLAWRAVRVVRPQVWMVDDTGFPKDGTASPGVARQYSGTLGKVGNCQIGVSVHAASDTASCPLSWRLFLPTAWDTAEAAARRRACRIPDGEHHRPKWELALEMLDELDGHGLRPAVLVADTGYGANADFRHGLEDRGLAYVLQAKGEMTAHAEDAEPHQPAYGGLGPRPLPRYRTRPLPLRDHVLAAGRHHGRALTWRKGSKAAMSSHFVLLHVRLAGRRPKPAADGTIPLTWLIAQWPEDETEPVKYWISNLPADIPAKDLVRLAKSRWRIEHDYREMKTVLGLDHFEGRSFNGWHRHVTLVTAAHLFLTEQRSSPKAPARA; translated from the coding sequence ATGAGGGCTGGGGAGCTTGCCGCGTGTCGGGTTCGGTTGGAGGAGTTCGCTTCCGAGTTGTTCGCGCCGTTGGTGCGGCGTGATCAGCGTGAGAAGGGCTCGCTGTATGTGCGGGGGCTGCTGTTGGACGGGCGGCGCAAGTCGATGCAGCCGATGGCCGAGCGGCTCGGGGCGGACCATCAGCAGTTGCAGCAGTTCATGACGTCCTCGACCTGGTCGGTCGGGGACGTGCGGGCCAGGCTGGCATGGCGGGCCGTGCGGGTGGTCCGTCCGCAGGTGTGGATGGTGGACGACACCGGCTTCCCCAAGGACGGCACCGCCTCGCCCGGGGTGGCCCGCCAGTATTCGGGCACTTTGGGCAAGGTCGGCAACTGCCAGATCGGCGTCAGCGTCCACGCCGCTTCCGATACCGCCTCGTGCCCACTGTCCTGGCGGCTGTTCCTGCCCACCGCATGGGACACCGCCGAGGCAGCCGCACGCCGCAGGGCCTGCCGGATCCCCGATGGCGAGCACCACCGCCCCAAGTGGGAACTCGCGCTGGAGATGCTCGACGAACTCGACGGCCATGGCCTGCGGCCCGCTGTGCTGGTCGCAGACACCGGTTACGGCGCGAACGCCGACTTCCGGCACGGTCTGGAAGACCGCGGGCTGGCCTATGTCCTTCAGGCCAAGGGCGAGATGACTGCTCATGCGGAAGACGCCGAACCCCACCAGCCCGCCTACGGTGGTCTCGGGCCCCGCCCGCTGCCCCGCTACCGCACCCGCCCACTGCCCCTGCGCGACCATGTGCTGGCCGCTGGACGCCACCACGGCCGGGCCCTGACCTGGCGCAAGGGCTCCAAGGCCGCGATGAGCTCGCACTTCGTTCTCCTGCACGTCCGCCTCGCGGGCCGACGGCCGAAGCCAGCCGCCGACGGGACGATCCCGCTCACCTGGCTGATCGCCCAGTGGCCCGAAGACGAGACGGAGCCGGTCAAGTACTGGATCTCGAACCTGCCCGCCGACATCCCCGCGAAAGATCTGGTCCGCCTCGCGAAGTCCCGGTGGCGGATCGAACACGACTACCGCGAGATGAAGACCGTCCTGGGGCTGGACCACTTCGAGGGCCGTTCCTTCAACGGCTGGCACCGGCACGTCACCCTCGTCACCGCCGCCCACCTGTTCCTGACCGAACAACGGAGTAGCCCAAAAGCCCCTGCCAGGGCCTGA
- a CDS encoding NAD(P)/FAD-dependent oxidoreductase, with protein sequence MVDAHQTFVIVGGGLAGAKAAETLRAEGFTGRVILISDERDHPYERPPLSKGFLTGSQERDSVFVHEPAWYAQADIELHLGQPAVRLDRAAKAVTLGDGTRINYDRLLLATGAEPRRLDIPGTDLAGVHHLRRLAHAERLKGVLAALGRDNGQLVIAGAGWIGLEVAAAARGYGAEVTIVEPEPTPLHPVLGPELGALFADLHAEHGVRFHFGARLTEITGQDGMVLAALTDDGEEHPAHSVLAAIGAAPRIALAEAAGLEVVDRAAGGGIAVDTALRTSDPDIFAAGDVASAPLAFLEGTPVRAALPAGARLRVEHWANALNGGPAAARAMLGQDVAYDRVPYFFSDQYDVGLEYSGYAPPGSYDQVLIRGDVGKRQFIAFWLNDGRLLAGMNVNVWDVTETIQGLIRGGARPDPTALADPAVPLASLMP encoded by the coding sequence GTGGTCGACGCACACCAGACGTTCGTCATCGTCGGAGGGGGTCTGGCCGGGGCGAAAGCCGCGGAAACCCTTCGAGCGGAGGGTTTCACCGGCCGGGTGATCCTGATCAGTGACGAGCGCGACCACCCCTATGAGCGCCCGCCGCTGTCCAAGGGTTTCCTCACCGGCAGCCAGGAGCGCGACAGCGTCTTCGTCCATGAGCCCGCCTGGTACGCCCAGGCCGATATCGAACTCCATCTCGGCCAGCCCGCGGTGCGGCTGGACCGTGCCGCCAAGGCCGTGACCCTCGGTGACGGCACCCGGATCAACTACGACCGGCTGCTGCTGGCCACCGGCGCCGAGCCGCGCCGCCTCGACATCCCCGGCACCGATCTGGCCGGTGTCCACCATCTGCGCCGTCTCGCCCACGCCGAGCGGCTGAAGGGCGTCCTGGCCGCCCTCGGCCGTGACAACGGCCAGCTGGTCATCGCGGGCGCGGGCTGGATCGGCCTGGAGGTCGCCGCGGCCGCCCGCGGCTACGGCGCCGAGGTCACCATCGTCGAACCCGAGCCGACCCCGCTGCACCCGGTCCTCGGCCCCGAGCTGGGCGCGCTCTTCGCCGATCTCCACGCCGAGCACGGGGTCCGCTTCCACTTCGGTGCCCGGCTCACCGAGATCACCGGCCAGGACGGCATGGTGCTGGCGGCGCTGACCGACGACGGCGAGGAGCACCCCGCCCACAGCGTGCTGGCCGCCATCGGCGCCGCCCCGCGGATCGCGCTCGCCGAGGCCGCGGGCCTGGAAGTGGTGGACCGCGCGGCGGGCGGCGGTATCGCGGTCGACACCGCGCTGCGCACCAGCGACCCGGACATCTTCGCCGCGGGCGACGTCGCCTCCGCCCCGCTCGCCTTCCTCGAGGGCACCCCGGTCCGGGCCGCCCTGCCCGCCGGCGCCCGGCTGCGCGTGGAGCACTGGGCCAACGCGCTCAACGGCGGTCCGGCCGCCGCCCGCGCGATGCTCGGCCAGGACGTCGCGTACGACCGGGTGCCGTACTTCTTCTCCGACCAGTACGACGTCGGGCTCGAGTACTCCGGCTACGCCCCGCCCGGTTCGTACGACCAGGTCCTGATCCGCGGTGACGTCGGCAAGCGGCAGTTCATCGCGTTCTGGCTCAACGACGGCCGGCTGCTGGCGGGCATGAACGTCAATGTGTGGGATGTCACCGAGACCATCCAGGGTCTGATCCGCGGCGGTGCCCGGCCGGACCCGACGGCGCTGGCCGACCCGGCCGTCCCGCTGGCCTCGCTGATGCCTTGA
- the dnaG gene encoding DNA primase, translating into MAGRINDDDVRAVRDAVPIDAVVSEYLQLRSAGGGNLKGLCPFHDEKSPSFQVSPSKGLYYCFGCQEGGDTVDFVMKIDHLSFAETIERLASQAGITLRYEEGGYTPGRQQGERTRLVEAHKAAAQFYVEQLDGPEAEIGRKFLAERGFDQAAAQHFGVGYSPAGWDHLVRFLRGRGFTDQELILSGLAQESRRNPIDRFRGRLMWPIRDITGEVVGFGARKLRDDDNGPKYLNTPETPLYKKSHVLYGIDLAKKDIAKTSRAVVVEGYTDVMACHLAGVTTAIATCGTSFGGDHIKILRRLLMDNASAEVVFTFDGDAAGQKAALRAFEDDQKFAAETYIAITPGGMDPCELRLAEGDDAVEALVESRTQLFEFAIRQIIARHNLDTAVGRAAALEEAAPIVAGIKNRSIQHESAVHLAGLLGILDTQFVVRRVSQLARWARERGRGAGGDQRGRGDQRGGPGDGGPRQRHRGGPEAQGAPAPPRGPRLDLRSPAHRAERELLKCALQHPQLVSPTFDAFGADEFTAPPYARVRAAIAEAGGAAAADADYLLQVRDAAPDDTVRGLILELTVEPLALPKRRQREVDQAYVGQWLAAVRLQAVDRRIGEVHAAVQRLGLHADAASLAALQEELRALQVYREGLRARGAEAL; encoded by the coding sequence GTGGCAGGCAGGATCAACGATGACGACGTGAGGGCGGTGCGGGACGCGGTCCCGATCGACGCCGTTGTGTCCGAGTACCTCCAGCTGCGGAGCGCGGGCGGCGGCAACCTCAAGGGCCTGTGCCCCTTCCACGACGAGAAGTCCCCGTCCTTCCAGGTCAGCCCCAGCAAGGGGCTCTATTACTGCTTCGGCTGCCAGGAAGGCGGCGACACGGTCGACTTCGTGATGAAGATCGACCACCTCTCCTTCGCGGAGACCATCGAGCGGCTGGCCTCCCAGGCGGGCATCACCCTGCGCTACGAGGAGGGGGGTTACACCCCCGGCCGTCAGCAGGGCGAGCGCACCCGCCTGGTGGAGGCCCACAAGGCGGCCGCGCAGTTCTACGTCGAGCAGCTGGACGGCCCCGAGGCGGAGATCGGCCGGAAGTTCCTCGCCGAGCGCGGTTTCGACCAGGCCGCCGCCCAGCACTTCGGCGTCGGCTACAGCCCGGCGGGCTGGGACCACCTGGTCCGCTTTCTGCGCGGCCGCGGCTTCACCGACCAGGAGCTGATCCTCTCCGGCCTCGCCCAGGAGAGCCGCCGCAATCCGATCGACCGCTTCCGCGGCCGTCTGATGTGGCCGATCCGCGACATCACCGGCGAGGTCGTCGGCTTCGGCGCACGCAAGCTGCGCGACGACGACAACGGCCCGAAGTACCTCAACACCCCCGAGACCCCGCTCTACAAGAAGTCCCATGTCCTGTACGGCATCGACCTCGCCAAGAAGGACATCGCCAAGACCAGCCGGGCGGTCGTCGTCGAGGGCTACACGGACGTGATGGCCTGTCATCTGGCCGGAGTGACCACCGCCATCGCCACCTGCGGCACCTCCTTCGGCGGCGATCACATCAAGATCCTGCGCCGGCTGCTGATGGACAATGCGAGCGCCGAGGTGGTCTTCACCTTCGACGGTGACGCGGCGGGCCAGAAGGCGGCCCTGCGCGCCTTCGAGGACGACCAGAAGTTCGCCGCCGAGACCTACATCGCGATCACCCCGGGCGGGATGGACCCCTGTGAGCTGCGGCTCGCGGAGGGCGACGACGCGGTCGAGGCGCTGGTCGAGAGCCGCACCCAGCTGTTCGAGTTCGCCATCCGGCAGATCATCGCGCGCCACAACCTGGACACGGCGGTGGGGCGCGCCGCCGCGCTGGAGGAGGCGGCGCCCATCGTCGCCGGGATCAAGAACCGCTCCATCCAGCACGAGTCGGCCGTCCATCTCGCGGGTCTGCTGGGCATCCTCGACACCCAGTTCGTCGTGCGGCGCGTCTCGCAGCTGGCCCGCTGGGCGCGGGAGCGCGGCCGTGGCGCGGGCGGCGACCAGCGCGGCCGGGGCGACCAGCGCGGCGGTCCCGGGGACGGCGGACCGCGGCAGCGCCACCGGGGCGGCCCGGAGGCCCAGGGCGCCCCGGCCCCCCCGCGGGGCCCGCGCCTCGACCTTCGCAGTCCCGCGCACCGGGCCGAGCGCGAGTTGCTCAAGTGCGCGCTCCAGCACCCGCAACTCGTCTCTCCCACCTTCGACGCTTTCGGCGCCGATGAATTTACGGCGCCGCCGTACGCGCGAGTCCGGGCGGCGATCGCCGAGGCGGGTGGGGCGGCGGCAGCTGACGCCGATTACCTCCTCCAGGTCCGTGACGCCGCGCCGGACGACACCGTTCGTGGCCTGATCCTTGAGCTGACGGTGGAACCCTTGGCGCTGCCCAAACGTCGACAGCGCGAGGTCGATCAGGCGTACGTCGGTCAGTGGCTCGCCGCCGTCAGACTCCAGGCCGTGGACCGAAGGATCGGTGAGGTCCACGCGGCGGTGCAGCGACTGGGGCTCCACGCAGATGCGGCCAGCCTTGCCGCGCTCCAGGAAGAGCTGAGGGCGTTGCAGGTCTATCGGGAAGGGCTCCGAGCCCGTGGGGCGGAAGCTCTGTAG
- a CDS encoding FGGY family carbohydrate kinase, producing the protein MGIVAGLDSSSDSTRIVVCDTDTGAVLKQGYAPHPAGGSDGSAHDVDPQSWLLSLGEAAEGGLLEGVQAIGVSAQQHGLLALDSSGMLVRPALVGNDKRAQSAAADVVEALGGRTAWAQAVGAVPTATQAVAKLRWLARTEPDAAHRVAELLQPHDWLVWQLLGRPHRRTTDRGTASGTGYWSAATGSWRPDLVELALGHQVRLPEVIGPADAAGHTPEGLLISAGTGETMAAAFGLGVGVGDAVISLGASGSVFSIHHEALADPSGTILSYADATGMHLPVVHTLNAVRVLRGTAELLGTDLEGLSDLALKSTPGSYGLVLLPYLEGERTPHLPHTAGTLTGLRRESMKPEHLARAAFEGMLCGLADALDVLRGRGVQVRRVFLLGPAADLQAVRAIAPALLGAQVVVPQPADYAAIGAARQAAWALGAAHGTLSPHEPPRWPAAASQIFEPGEELAVGQAVRQQYVAVREQTHPGAFEGDSAAGGH; encoded by the coding sequence ATGGGGATAGTCGCCGGGTTGGACAGTTCGTCCGACAGCACACGAATCGTCGTCTGTGACACGGATACGGGAGCCGTACTCAAACAGGGGTACGCCCCGCATCCAGCCGGCGGAAGCGACGGCTCCGCGCATGATGTGGACCCGCAGTCCTGGCTGCTCTCCCTCGGCGAGGCCGCCGAGGGAGGGCTGCTGGAAGGGGTGCAGGCCATCGGCGTCTCGGCGCAGCAGCACGGGCTGCTCGCGCTGGACTCGAGCGGGATGCTGGTGCGCCCGGCGCTGGTGGGCAACGACAAGCGCGCGCAGTCCGCGGCCGCCGACGTCGTCGAGGCGCTCGGCGGCCGCACCGCGTGGGCCCAGGCCGTCGGCGCGGTGCCGACCGCCACCCAGGCGGTCGCCAAGCTGCGCTGGCTGGCCCGCACCGAGCCGGACGCGGCGCACCGCGTCGCCGAGCTGTTGCAGCCGCACGACTGGCTGGTGTGGCAGCTGCTCGGCCGGCCCCACCGGCGTACGACCGACCGGGGCACGGCGTCCGGCACCGGCTACTGGTCGGCCGCCACCGGCTCCTGGCGCCCCGATCTGGTCGAGCTGGCGCTCGGCCATCAGGTGCGGCTGCCCGAAGTGATCGGCCCCGCCGACGCGGCCGGGCACACCCCCGAGGGGCTGCTGATCTCCGCCGGGACCGGCGAGACCATGGCCGCGGCCTTCGGGCTCGGCGTCGGCGTCGGGGACGCGGTGATCTCGCTGGGGGCCTCCGGTTCCGTGTTCTCCATCCACCACGAGGCGCTGGCCGACCCGAGCGGCACGATCCTTTCGTACGCGGACGCCACCGGGATGCATCTGCCGGTCGTGCACACGCTCAACGCCGTACGGGTGCTGCGCGGCACCGCCGAGCTGCTCGGCACCGATCTGGAGGGGCTGTCCGACCTCGCGCTGAAGTCCACCCCCGGTTCGTACGGGCTGGTGCTGCTGCCCTATCTGGAGGGCGAGCGGACCCCCCACCTGCCGCACACCGCCGGAACGCTCACCGGGCTGCGGCGCGAGTCGATGAAGCCCGAGCATCTGGCGCGCGCCGCCTTCGAGGGCATGCTGTGCGGGCTCGCGGACGCGCTGGACGTCCTGCGCGGCCGCGGGGTCCAGGTGCGGCGGGTCTTCCTGCTCGGGCCGGCGGCCGATCTCCAGGCGGTACGTGCCATCGCGCCCGCGCTGCTGGGTGCGCAGGTGGTGGTGCCCCAGCCGGCGGACTACGCCGCCATCGGCGCGGCCCGGCAGGCCGCCTGGGCGCTCGGCGCCGCGCACGGCACCCTGTCGCCGCACGAGCCGCCCCGGTGGCCCGCGGCGGCCAGCCAGATCTTCGAACCGGGCGAGGAACTGGCCGTGGGGCAGGCCGTGCGCCAGCAGTACGTGGCGGTGCGCGAGCAGACGCATCCGGGTGCCTTCGAGGGCGATTCGGCGGCCGGGGGCCACTGA